The region AGCGTCACATGCCCGCGCTGACCGAGATGGTGCGCGGGGTGAAGGAGCTGGGCCTCGAGACCTGCATGACGCTCGGCATGCTGGAAGACGAGCAGGCGCAGCAGCTCGCCGACGCAGGCCTCGACTACTACAACCACAACCTCGACACGTCGCCGGAGTTCTACGGCCAGGTGATCTCGACGCGCACGTACCAGGATCGCCTCGACACGCTCGATCGCGTGCGCGATGCGGGTATCAACGTGTGCTGCGGCGGCATCATCGGGATGGGTGAATCGCGCCGGGAGCGCGCGGGCCTGATCTCGCAGCTCGCGAACCTGAACCCGTATCCGGAATCGGTGCCGATCAACAACCTGGTCGCGATCGAAGGCACGCCGCTCGAAGGCACCGCGCCGCTCGATCCGTTCGAGTTCGTGCGCACGATCGCGGTCGCGCGCATCACGATGCCGAAGGCGGTCGTGCGCCTGTCGGCCGGCCGCGAGCAGCTCGACGACGCGATGCAGGCGCTGTGCTTCCTCGCCGGCGCGAACTCGATGTTCTACGGCGACCAGCTGCTGACGACGAGCAATCCGCAGACGCAGCGCGACCGCGCGCTGTTCGAGCGGCTCGGGATTCGCGCGAGCCAGGCCGATGCGCTGGCGGAAAACGCGTAAGCGACTACAACGCGTTTGGCTTGCAGACGAAAAAGCCGGGGCATGCCCCGGCTTTTTCATTCTTTGCAAAGGAATGTGACGGATCGCGTGCCTACGCATCTCGTCCCCACTAACATTGCGTGTCCTGCTGGAAACCAGCCACTTGATCGGGGAAAGAACGATGACGAAGACCGCACTCACGCTGCTCGGCCTGATTGCCACGACCGCGCATGCGGCAGAACCGAAATGTTCGACGCAGACGCTGAACGGACACACCAGCGAACTCTGCGTGACCAGCGCGCCGTTCCAGCACGACTACTACGCGCTCAGGGTCGATCGCGCACTGATCTTCGTGCTGCCGGACGACTACATCGAAGATGTCGCATTGACACATACGATCCCGAAGGATGCGGCCATCGAATTCCCGCTCTCGCAGCAAGGCACGCCGACCGTGAAGATCTCGGGCGGCTGCGCGCCTGTCAGTGAAAGCCGGGACGGCAAATCGATCGAGGTCGGCCGGCGCTGCTCGTTCAAATGGGGAAATGTCGACATCCTGAAAGATCTCGCGATCCGCTACGAGTGACGACAGTGCGCAACGTGCTTCGGCAAGCCTCCGTGACCGGCATCATGCTCGGCACATGCGCAACGAGCCTTGCGTCCGATTGCACTGACTCGCCGTCCTACCGGAACGGTCGCAACGATCTGGCTCTCGTCAGGCAAGCTACTGCGGCACAGCTGGGCACCGCCGTCGAATTCATTCGAGAACGGGACGACGTCGACTTCGACACGGCGCTGAAGCAAGTCATGCAAATGGTCCCGTCGTCGGAGACGCAGCAGTATGACGCCCGGCTTGCCGCGCTCGGCGCGCAGATCCAGCGCGCACGGACCGATTCGCCACAGGCGTGCGAAGCGCTGTTGACGCTGCAGCGCCAGTATTCGCATACGAGTCAGCAAAAGGTCGACTTCATCGTCAAACGCGTGACCGGACAGAGCAGCGAGCCCTATCCGGCACCGTCATGCGCGGGCGCGTGACTCCGACGCGCCCGTCACACGTGCGCCGCCGCGCCGTCGAGCGCCGCGCGCACGCGTTCGACGCGCTGTTCGTCGACGGGCGCCAGCACTTCGCCGCGCGGCCGCACGCCCGAGCCGAAATGCACGGCGCGCACGCCGGTCGCGCGCACGAAATCTCCGACCGCCTCGATCGTGAGCCCCGAGCCGGCGAGGACGGTGCACGTCGAACCGGCCGCGTGCCGCACGAGCCGCGTGATCGTCGCCGCCGCGTCGAGCACCGACGGATGGCCGCCCGACGTCAGCACCGACGTAACGGCCGGCACGCGTAGCAGCACATCGAACGCGGCATTGAGATCGCGCGACACGTCGAATGCGCGATGGAACGTCAGGTCGCGCCCGTCGGCGGCGGCCGCGACGCGCTCGAGCGCGGCGAGATCGACATCGCCGCGCGCATCGAGCGCGCCGAAGACAACACCGTTCGCGCCGGCCGCGACGGCCGCGCGCACGTCGCGCTCGATCACGCGCAGGTCGTCGGCGTCGTACACGAACGAGCGACTATGCGGGCGCACGATCACGTTGACCGGAATCGGCACGGCCGCGACGACCGCCTCGATCAGGCCGACGCTCGGCGTGAGGCCGCCCTCGGTGATTGCGGTCACGAGTTCGAGACGGTCGGCGCCCGCGCGGGCGGCGGCCTTCGCGTCGCCGACGGTCGTGGCGATCACTTCGAGCAGGACGGAGGAAGCAGCGGTTCGGGTCATCGGCGGCTCGCGAATCGTCTGGACAATTCGCGCATCCTAGCCGAGCGCCGGGAACCGCGCCAGCGCCGCGCCGCCGCTATGCGCCGCCCGCGTCCTCGTCAGCCCAGTCGATATCGCCGCACAGCACGTGCAGCGCGTCGCCGATGCGCACGGCGACCGACAGCGTCACGCACGGCTGCGCCTCGTTGATCGACAGGTACGGACGCGTCACCTGCACGCGTCCGGGCTCCGCGATCGCCGTGCGGAAATACGGCCGGCGCAGCCAGTTTGCGCCCTGCGCATCGGCGAGCGGCGAGAAGCGCGCCTCGGCGAGCGCGCGATCGGCGCGCAGCACGACGTTGCGGCCGGCCTGGCGGCCCCGCGCATCGAGCAGGAAACAGCGCGCCGCATCGTCGAGCGCAAGAAAGTTCCAGCACACCTCGTCGAGCGGCTCGCCCGCCGCCAGCCGCTCGGCCGCGCGCTCGAACGCGCGCAGGTACGGCGCGAGCCGCTGCGCGTCGCGCCGCTCGCGGACCTCCGTCTGCTCGCGATACCGCTCGGTCAGCTCGCCAATGCAGCCAGTGGCCGTCGCACTGTCGGGCAGGCCCGGCGCCGGCCGGCCGAAATAATAACCCTGCACGAAGTCGGCCTCGCACGACAGCGCGATCTGCGCGTCGTGCTCGGTCTCGATTCCTTCGACGAGCACGAGCTTGCCGGCCTCGTGCAGCAGCGTGACGAGCCCGTGCAGGATCGCGGTCAGCCCCGTGCGGTGCGCGGCGTGCGACAGCATGATCCGGTCGAGCTTCACGATGTCCGGGTTCAGCTGCCAGATGCGCTCGAGATTCGAGTGCCCGGCGCCGAAATCGTCGAGCGCGATCAGGAAACCCTGCGCGCGGAATTCGCGCACGGCGTCGGCCAGGCGTTCGACGTCCTCCGCGCGCTGTTCGAGCACTTCGAGCACGATGCGGCGCGGCGGCATCCCGAGCCGCTTCAGGTTCGCGAACAGCGCGGCGGCCTGGAACGGGTCGGTGAGCACGCCCGGATGCACGTTGAGGAACAGCCACTCGCGCTCCGCGCCGAGCAGCGTGAAGTTCTCGAGATGCAGCGCCTGAGCGAGCCGGTCGAGCTGCAGCAGCTCGCCCTGACGCGCGGCCTCGCCGAACACGTCGAGCGGCGACACCGCACGGTCGAGTGCGTCATGCGCGCGCAGCAGCGCCTCGTAGCCGACCGCGCGCT is a window of Burkholderia latens DNA encoding:
- the bioB gene encoding biotin synthase BioB, with protein sequence MTQAQTAAVQPDAIPVAAPAPQRWRVADVVALFELPFNDLMFRAQQVHREHFDANAVQLSTLLSIKTGGCEEDCGYCSQSAHHDTGLKAEKLMDVDAVLDAARAAKANGASRFCMGAAWRNPKERHMPALTEMVRGVKELGLETCMTLGMLEDEQAQQLADAGLDYYNHNLDTSPEFYGQVISTRTYQDRLDTLDRVRDAGINVCCGGIIGMGESRRERAGLISQLANLNPYPESVPINNLVAIEGTPLEGTAPLDPFEFVRTIAVARITMPKAVVRLSAGREQLDDAMQALCFLAGANSMFYGDQLLTTSNPQTQRDRALFERLGIRASQADALAENA
- a CDS encoding copper homeostasis protein CutC, whose amino-acid sequence is MTRTAASSVLLEVIATTVGDAKAAARAGADRLELVTAITEGGLTPSVGLIEAVVAAVPIPVNVIVRPHSRSFVYDADDLRVIERDVRAAVAAGANGVVFGALDARGDVDLAALERVAAAADGRDLTFHRAFDVSRDLNAAFDVLLRVPAVTSVLTSGGHPSVLDAAATITRLVRHAAGSTCTVLAGSGLTIEAVGDFVRATGVRAVHFGSGVRPRGEVLAPVDEQRVERVRAALDGAAAHV
- a CDS encoding EAL domain-containing protein; translation: MTIVQQERPAAASPYRFEREMSSGLERLATQHRDLTLTTVFQPIFSLSHQRAVGYEALLRAHDALDRAVSPLDVFGEAARQGELLQLDRLAQALHLENFTLLGAEREWLFLNVHPGVLTDPFQAAALFANLKRLGMPPRRIVLEVLEQRAEDVERLADAVREFRAQGFLIALDDFGAGHSNLERIWQLNPDIVKLDRIMLSHAAHRTGLTAILHGLVTLLHEAGKLVLVEGIETEHDAQIALSCEADFVQGYYFGRPAPGLPDSATATGCIGELTERYREQTEVRERRDAQRLAPYLRAFERAAERLAAGEPLDEVCWNFLALDDAARCFLLDARGRQAGRNVVLRADRALAEARFSPLADAQGANWLRRPYFRTAIAEPGRVQVTRPYLSINEAQPCVTLSVAVRIGDALHVLCGDIDWADEDAGGA